In the Anoplopoma fimbria isolate UVic2021 breed Golden Eagle Sablefish chromosome 7, Afim_UVic_2022, whole genome shotgun sequence genome, one interval contains:
- the LOC129093643 gene encoding CD209 antigen-like protein E — translation MDLGNQEEDAKRETPADAGCCQTCQLTIRVVIAMATTILVIGLIFCFVLFATWTGAPEVDQTSKTSRKEMMLMERLQRCQKERHDVNLMLHTVTQDSRCSLCPDGWRWWRSHCYFFSVGLQEDRQWKESAEFCLQQNSSLAVLKDSAEMEFIQSVTGKFPHFPFLWIGLTDVKQEGQWLWLDGTNIQHYMQVTVEWDADHRDCADLRGGGSLFASNCDAYGPWVCKRDS, via the exons ATGGATTTGGGAAACCAGGAAGAGGACGCTAAGAGGGAAACACCTGCAG ATGCAGGATGCTGTCAAACTTGTCAGCTGACAATTCGAGTGGTTATTGCTATGGCAACAACAATCCTGGTCATTGGACTTATTTTTTGTTTCGTATTATTTG CCACGTGGACGGGAGCACCAGAAGTGGATCAGACCTCCAAAACTTCCAGAAAGGAGATGATGTTGATGGAGCGACTGCAGCGTTGCCAAAAAGAGCGCCATGATGTGAACCTGATGCTCCACACTGTCACTCAAG ACTCCAGGTGCAGTTTGTGTCCAGACGGATGGCGCTGGTGGAGGAGTCACTGCTACTTCTTTTCCGTGGGACTGCAGGAAGATCGTCAGTGGAAAGAGAGCGCTGAGTTCTGCCTGCAACAGAACAGCAGCCTGGCTGTGCTCAAAGACTCTGCAGAGATG GAATTTATTCAAAGTGTGACGGGGAAGTTCCCTCACTTTCCCTTCCTGTGGATCGGACTGACGGACGTTAAGCAGGAGGGTCAGTGGCTCTGGTTGGACGGGACAAACATCCAACACTACATGCA GGTGACGGTGGAGTGGGATGCTGATCACAGGGACTGTGCAGACCTGAGGGGAGGTGGGAGTCTCTTCGCCTCCAACTGTGACGCGTATGGACCCTGGGTGTGTAAGAGAGactcctga